CGAAGTTCCTCGCTGAGCGCGAGGAACCTCCTTTCACCCAGGGGGATAAAACGGCCGGGATTCTCCCGGGCCAACTCCAGCAGCCGCCGCATATCCAGGACAAGATCCTCGTCCACCTCCATCCGGCCGGCCAGTTCAAACCAGTTGCGCCGCTGTCGCACCCGGACCCGGAGCTGTTCATAAGAGGCCTGGCGACTCACTGAGATCGGTTCACCTTCCGGCCACTCCACGGTGATCCGCTCCTGGAGCGGTTGCAGTTCGAGTAATACCTGTAGACATTCCTCAAGTTCCGGCAGGTTCCATTCCCGGTCAAACTCCTCGGCCGCGGCCAGGGTGGGACACGCCTTTTCCACCTCCAGGGCCTGCTCCTCTTCCCGGCCCAGATCGCGCCTGGCCTGGAGCCGCCGGCCGCCCACCTCGGCCATCAACACCCCCACCCCCCGGCCCGGCTTGAGATAGGGACCGCCCTTGCCAAATGGCCGGACAAACATCTTGAGCTTGAATCCGGAGGCAAAGGGCAGAATCTGGACCCAGATCCGTTCCTCGGCCGGTACCTCGGTGATCGCCACCGAGCGGCGACGGACCGGATCCATGGCAATGGCCGAATGGATGGTCATAAACGAGGAGAGATTGCCGATCGCGGCCATTACCATCTCCGCGGCAATCGGCGGCACGGCCAGGCCTTCCCGGCCGATAACCCGGGCGATCCGCCGGTGCCGGTCATCCACCTCGATGATCCGGAAACGGTTCGATCCCTCGGGGACCACGGTGATCCCCTGCTCGGTGATATCCCGGGCCAGACGTATCCTCAACCCGTCCGCAATATCCTCCACCACCACCTCCGGCTCGCCCTTGATGAATTCCACTGCCGGGCCTGGGCCACCGCCCGGGTCGGCGAGAAAAAGAAGCGGATGGCCGATCATCAACGGCAGGGCCTTGTTGACATCAATCTCATAGTGAGCCGTCCCATGGTTCCGGTGTTGCCGCCGGATCGCGGTACAGATCCGCAAATCCTGCTCAGTCAGAAAATCTATCTGGCGGCCGGCGTAAAGCCGGCTCAGGGCCACCACCCGCCCCTTGCTCCAGCCGCCGCGGCTGGTGCCCTTCTGCTCCTTGGGGACAATGGTCATCCGGTCACCCGCGTAATCAACACACCAGATCAACCGGCTCCGGCAAGGTAATACGGCATCCTCGGTTGCGGCCACGCTGATCAAGGCCTTGAGCCGCCGTTCCCAGGATTCGGCCTGCGGGAAAGAGGAAACCAGCAATACCAGGCCGGTCCGCAGCCGTTCCGCGCCAGCATACTCACCATACTTGTCTCCGCCGCCCAACTCGTTCAAAATTCCGGCGTATTCCATGGCCGGCCAGGGAAAACCACCGGCCCGGGCCTGCTCGAACAGGGGCGACAGATCAGCCCGCAGCCGTTCCCTGGCAATGGTCCCGGCCGGGAACCGGCCGGTTGCCCAATACTGGGCCAACACCGCGAACAGAGTAACAATACCGTGCCGCACGCTTCCCTGCCGGCCGGGAAGATCAAGGCCGGTTACATCCATCCCCAAAGGCAGCAGCACCACATCCAGGTAGGAATAGATGGCCTGCAGGATGGAGGATGGCGCATTCACCCTGGCAATATCGATCCACTCCCTGATCCGGGGCCAGGATGCGACCTGGTCGCTGCGGAGCAGGGCCAATATATAGAACAGGCCGGAGAGGTTATAGAAAAAGAGCTTGTTGTCGCCGGTCAACTCCCTGAGCTGATCCAGTTCCGCGGCAAACAGGGCCAGGGCCTCCTGGTTACGATCAAGGAGAAAGGCGATACAGCCGGCAAAACCGCTGGCAACGAAAGAATCCGGATAACGGTTTATCAGTTCCCGGACCAGGGCCGGCCGGCCCTGCCAGAGCAGGTATTCGGCCAGGAGCCGGTGAAAGGGCAGCCGTTCGGCCCTGGGGATGGAACACCTTGCCGAGTCGTCCCTGATATAGGCGATAACCGCCTCGACATTCTCAAAGGTTGCCAGGGAGTGATCCAGGAGCTGCTCCAGAAGATAAAACTGGAGCGATACCGGCAGGGTCCGGAACCAGCCGGCCTGGAAAGGATTGGCGCATACCCGGACCGCCGGCGCCCCCAGGCCGGCATCAACGCAGGCCGGGACCAGCAGCGGCTGGAGCCCCTCGAGCAGGGACACGTCATGGGTATAGACCCCTACCCGAAACTCCCGCAGGAGTCGCCAATATTTCTGCTCCCGCTTGCCGTAGAAACCAGCCAGCGGCAGTTCCGCCCTGACCGCCGCGAGCATGGCCGCAAAGCTGCCGGCCGCCACGACCCCACGGGTGATCTCCTCGGCCAGGGCCCCGGTGCTGCACTGGTTGCGGTCGGTTATCAGCCCCAATCCCCGGAGTTGCGCCAGGGCGGTGGCCAGATCAGCCGGGGTGAGTTCGCGGCCTCCGGGGCCGACGATTCCGCAACGCTGGAGACAGTTAAGCAGAACGCCCGGGTTGACCGGTTCATAGACGATTGAAATCAGGTCCAGAACGGCCCGGACCAGTGGAGTCTGACTGGCAAGGGAGCTGAAGGATTGCTCGGATATCTGCTGGATTGGGTCCGCCATAAACAGGTCGCTTTAAAGGCTGCGGAGAGGCTCTGCCCCCGGGCGGCTCAACTGAAATGGGCCACGATGCTGTCCACCATTTCCGGGATGGTGAAGCGTTCCGGCTGGATATCCACGGCCAGACCATGCCTGACCGCGGTGCGGGCGGTAATCGGCCCGATGGCCGCCACCGCCACCCCGGCCAACAGCTCTTTGAGTTCATCCGGCCCGGCTGGGGCCAACATCTTGATAAAATTGCTAACCGTGGAAGAGCTGGTAAAGGTTACAACATCGATTTTTCCCTGCGTAAGCGCCTGGCGGAGTGCGGTCGGGCCGGTTCCTTCATCGCTGTCCACAGGTACCACATTGCGATAGACCGGAGCCACCATCACCTCTGCACCGGCCTGGGTCAGGGCCTGGGGCAAGGTCTCGCGGGCCACCTCGGCCCGGGGGATGAGAATCTTCTTTTCCGCCACTCCCAGGTTGACCAGACTGGCGGCGAGGCCGTCGCCGGTAAACTCTTCCGGGAGCAGATCCGCCCGGATTCCAAAACCGGCCAACGACTCGGCCGTGGCCTTGCCCACCACCGCCACCCTGGCGTTGTGCAATGCACGGGCGTCCAGCCCCTTTTTGAGAAGACGTTCAAAAAAACAGCCCACCGCATTGATGCTGGTAAAGAGCACCCAGTCGTAGCGATCAAGCCGGTCCAGTTCCCGGTCCACCACCGCCATAGACTCCGGCGGCCTGATGGCGATGGTCGCACATTCAAGACAATCTGCGCCCAACTCCTCCAGCCGATGCACCAGTTCGCTGGCCTGTTCCCTGGTCCTGGTCACCAGGACCTTCTTGCCGAACAAGGCTCGCTTCTCGAACCAATTGATCGTATCCCGGAGCGAGACCACATCGCCCACCACCACCAGGGCGGGCGGGGTGATGTGGGCCTCGCGGACCACCTCGGTGATAGTGGCCAGGGTGCCGACCACGGTGCGCTGCTCCGGGGTCGAGGCCCAGCGGACCACTGCCACCGGGGTCTGCGGGTCCCGGCCGTGCTTGATCAGGTTCGCGGTAATGGCCGGCAGATTCTTGATCCCCATATAGATGACCAGGGTGCCGACCCCGGTGGCCAGCTTGTCCCAGGCGATATTGCTGCTCGGCTTGGTGGGGTCCTCATGGCCGGTGACAAAGGCCACGGTAGCGGTATAACGCCGATGGGTAATGGGAATCCCGGCAAAGGTGGCCGCGGCCGTGGCCGAGGTCACCCCGGGCACCACCTCAAAGGGCAGACCGGCGGCAACCAGTTCCTCGACCTCCTCGCCGCCCCGGCCGAAGATAAAGGGGTCGCCGCCCTTGAGCCGGACCACGGTCTTGCCGGCCCGAGCCCGTCCCACCAGCATCCGGTTGATCTCCTCCTGGGTGTGGGTATGCTTGACCCCGCCCTTCTTGCCGGCGTAGATCATCTCCGCATCCCGGGGCACGTGTTTGAGCAGTTTCTTGGGGGCGAGATAGTCGTATATCACCACCTCGGCACGCTTGAGCAGCTCCAGGCCCCGGACGGTGATCAACCCCGGGTCACCGGGGCCGGCGCCGACCAGATAGACCATCGGTTTTTTGGATTTCTTTTGCTCCGATCCCTCGGCCGCATGTGTATTGCAACTCACCCTATCCGTTCCCCTGTGCGCTGTTATAAACCCGGGCCAGAATCTCCCGGCCGCCGGCGGCAATGACCTCATCGGCCAGGCCGCGCCCCAGACTCTCGGCCTGGTCCCATGGCCCTGACCGGCTCAACCTGATCACCTCCCTGCCATCCTCGGAGGCCACCAGTCCGCTGAGCGCCAGAATCTTTTTGCCGGCCTGCTCCGCTACCCGGCAGAAGGCGCCGATCGGCACCTGGCAGCCCCCTTCCAGTTGATCAAGAAAAGCTCGCTCAGCCGCCACGGTAACAGCGGTGGTCTCGTCATTCAGAAAGGCGAGCCCGGCCAGCAGTTCGTGGTCATCCCGGCGCAACTCGATCCCCAGGGCGCCCTGGCCCACGGCCGGCAGCATCTCTTCCGGAGAAAAATAACTGACCGCCCGCCGGCTCAATCCCAGCCGGTTGAGCCCGGCGGATGCAAGAATGATCGCCTCATACCGGCCTTCATCCAGCTTGCGCAGCCGGGTATCAAGATTGCCGCG
This region of Desulfobacterales bacterium genomic DNA includes:
- a CDS encoding DEAD/DEAH box helicase; the protein is MADPIQQISEQSFSSLASQTPLVRAVLDLISIVYEPVNPGVLLNCLQRCGIVGPGGRELTPADLATALAQLRGLGLITDRNQCSTGALAEEITRGVVAAGSFAAMLAAVRAELPLAGFYGKREQKYWRLLREFRVGVYTHDVSLLEGLQPLLVPACVDAGLGAPAVRVCANPFQAGWFRTLPVSLQFYLLEQLLDHSLATFENVEAVIAYIRDDSARCSIPRAERLPFHRLLAEYLLWQGRPALVRELINRYPDSFVASGFAGCIAFLLDRNQEALALFAAELDQLRELTGDNKLFFYNLSGLFYILALLRSDQVASWPRIREWIDIARVNAPSSILQAIYSYLDVVLLPLGMDVTGLDLPGRQGSVRHGIVTLFAVLAQYWATGRFPAGTIARERLRADLSPLFEQARAGGFPWPAMEYAGILNELGGGDKYGEYAGAERLRTGLVLLVSSFPQAESWERRLKALISVAATEDAVLPCRSRLIWCVDYAGDRMTIVPKEQKGTSRGGWSKGRVVALSRLYAGRQIDFLTEQDLRICTAIRRQHRNHGTAHYEIDVNKALPLMIGHPLLFLADPGGGPGPAVEFIKGEPEVVVEDIADGLRIRLARDITEQGITVVPEGSNRFRIIEVDDRHRRIARVIGREGLAVPPIAAEMVMAAIGNLSSFMTIHSAIAMDPVRRRSVAITEVPAEERIWVQILPFASGFKLKMFVRPFGKGGPYLKPGRGVGVLMAEVGGRRLQARRDLGREEEQALEVEKACPTLAAAEEFDREWNLPELEECLQVLLELQPLQERITVEWPEGEPISVSRQASYEQLRVRVRQRRNWFELAGRMEVDEDLVLDMRRLLELARENPGRFIPLGERRFLALSEELRRRLNDLEMFWDEQPLRGADDEDQEPGVRFHPLAAPELADFCAQLETVDSDAGWREQLALLGQVHDFSPTLPSTLRAELRGYQTEGYVWLARLARWGVGACLADDMGLGKTLQALAIILDRARQGPTLVVAPTSVCMNWCAEATRFAPTLRVHLFNGRGRKELLKSLKKFDVLVTSYTLLQQEAGLLASLYWQTIVLDEAQAIKNMATKRSRAAMALDGGFKLLLTGTPIENHLGELWNLFNFINPGLLGSLERFNQRFAVPIERQGSREAGRRLRKMIRPFILRRIKAQVLEELPPRTEIVLHVERNKEEQAFYEALRRQALVSLQTVAPGARQNMQVLAEIMRLRRACCNTRLVAAQSKIPSSKLELFGKLVDELLENRHKALVFSQFVGHLKLIRQVLDQKGISYCYLDGATPVRKRKQQVESFQAGQGDLFLISLKAGGLGLNLTAADYVIHMDPWWNPAVEDQASDRAHRIGQTRPVTIYRLVAKGTIEERIVALHNEKRELADSLLQGSDISARVSVEELLNLIRER
- the cobA gene encoding uroporphyrinogen-III C-methyltransferase, giving the protein MVYLVGAGPGDPGLITVRGLELLKRAEVVIYDYLAPKKLLKHVPRDAEMIYAGKKGGVKHTHTQEEINRMLVGRARAGKTVVRLKGGDPFIFGRGGEEVEELVAAGLPFEVVPGVTSATAAATFAGIPITHRRYTATVAFVTGHEDPTKPSSNIAWDKLATGVGTLVIYMGIKNLPAITANLIKHGRDPQTPVAVVRWASTPEQRTVVGTLATITEVVREAHITPPALVVVGDVVSLRDTINWFEKRALFGKKVLVTRTREQASELVHRLEELGADCLECATIAIRPPESMAVVDRELDRLDRYDWVLFTSINAVGCFFERLLKKGLDARALHNARVAVVGKATAESLAGFGIRADLLPEEFTGDGLAASLVNLGVAEKKILIPRAEVARETLPQALTQAGAEVMVAPVYRNVVPVDSDEGTGPTALRQALTQGKIDVVTFTSSSTVSNFIKMLAPAGPDELKELLAGVAVAAIGPITARTAVRHGLAVDIQPERFTIPEMVDSIVAHFS
- the hemC gene encoding hydroxymethylbilane synthase, whose amino-acid sequence is MMRKTIKIGTRGSLLAVTQSTWTKKQIEDRYPEVSVELVKIVTKGDKILDVPLAKVGGKGLFVKEIEEALLRQEVDLAVHSMKDVPAELPGPLHLGIIPGREDPRDAFVANNYSSPAGLPAGARVGTSSLRRRCQLAALRPDLVIENLRGNLDTRLRKLDEGRYEAIILASAGLNRLGLSRRAVSYFSPEEMLPAVGQGALGIELRRDDHELLAGLAFLNDETTAVTVAAERAFLDQLEGGCQVPIGAFCRVAEQAGKKILALSGLVASEDGREVIRLSRSGPWDQAESLGRGLADEVIAAGGREILARVYNSAQGNG